In Primulina eburnea isolate SZY01 chromosome 5, ASM2296580v1, whole genome shotgun sequence, a single window of DNA contains:
- the LOC140833153 gene encoding pentatricopeptide repeat-containing protein At1g08070, chloroplastic: MAIAVNLFHFLPTSSDPPYELLQTHPSLALLSKCKSIKYLKQVHSQFIKFGLHNTQFALSKLVEFCAVSPCGDLSYALSLFNSIRNPNHVIYNMMIRGYSLSSSPYLALQYYVNMLLFGLQPNSYTFPFLLKSCTKLRVACAGKQVHGHVFKLGLDNDVFVHTSLVNMYAQLGNLNDARLVFDKSDFRDAVSFTALVTGYVLGGRVEDARELFDAIPVRDVVSWNAMISGYAHTGRFDEALNLFQEMREAKVTPDVSTLLTVLSACAHLGAIDIGNRVRSWVEEHGLGSNLRLTNALVDMYAKCGNLKTAETLFDGIQEKNLVSWNVMIGGYTYTNNYKDALRIFRLMQRNNVEPNDVTFLNLIPACAQLGSLDLGKWIHGYIGRHYNDFPNDSLWTSLINMYAKSGNIEAAKQIFDGMKTKSLASWNVMISGLAMHGLASSAFDVFSEMRKEGFQPDDITLVSLLSASCHAGLVDVGRQCFNSMVQDYHISPQLQHYGCMIDLLGRAGLFDEAMAMIDKMEFEPDGAIWGSLLGACRVHKNLKLGEYVATKLFELEPDNPGAYVLLSNIYAGAGRWDDVARIRTFINDNGMKKVPGSTSIEIDSVVHEFLVSDRSHPATPKIYKMLDEIDRLLAMAGHVIDTSEVNYDVHEEWKEGVLCQHSEKLAIAFGLISTKPGTTLRIVKNLRVCGNCHSATKLISKIFTREIIARDRNRFHHFKDGHCSCKDYW, from the coding sequence ATGGCGATTGCAGTAAATCTCTTCCACTTCCTCCCGACCTCCTCCGATCCACCCTATGAGCTCCTACAAACACATCCCTCTCTTGCCCTCCTCTCCAAATGTAAGagcataaaatatttgaaacaagTTCACTCTCAGTTTATCAAATTTGGCCTACACAACACACAATTTGCACTGAGTAAACTGGTTGAATTTTGTGCTGTGAGCCCTTGTGGTGATCTCTCTTATGCCCTCTCCCTTTTCAACTCCATTCGCAATCCTAATCATGTTATATATAATATGATGATTCGCGGATACTCTTTAAGCTCTTCCCCATATTTAGCCTTACAGTATTATGTGAACATGTTACTTTTCGGCCTTCAACCCAATTCTTACACATTCCCTTTTCTTctgaaatcttgcacaaagtTAAGGGTGGCATGCGCCGGCAAACAAGTTCATGGCCATGTGTTTAAACTTGGACTCGATAATGATGTTTTTGTACACACTTCCCTTGTCAACATGTATGCTCAGCTGGGTAACTTAAATGATGCTAGATTGGTGTTTGATAAGAGTGATTTTAGAGATGCTGTGTCTTTTACAGCATTGGTCACAGGGTATGTATTGGGGGGTCGTGTTGAGGATGCCCGTGAATTGTTCGATGCAATTCCGGTCAGAGATGTCGTGTCGTGGAATGCCATGATATCCGGATATGCTCACACTGGTCGGTTCGATGAGGCTTTGAACTTATTTCAAGAGATGAGGGAGGCGAAAGTTACTCCTGATGTCAGCACATTGTTGACCGTTCTTTCGGCCTGTGCTCATTTGGGTGCAATTGATATCGGAAACCGGGTCAGATCTTGGGTTGAAGAGCATGGGCTAGGTTCAAACCTTCGCCTCACTAATGCATTGGTTGATATGTATGCAAAATGTGGAAATCTTAAAACGGCGGAGACTTTATTTGATGGTATACAAGAAAAAAATCTGGTGTCATGGAATGTTATGATTGGTGGGTACACATACACGAACAACTACAAAGATGCCTTGAGAATCTTCCGTCTGATGCAGCGGAACAATGTAGAGCCTAATGACGTGACTTTCTTGAATCTTATTCCAGCGTGTGCACAATTGGGTTCTCTCGATCTTGGCAAATGGATACATGGTTATATTGGCAGGCATTATAATGACTTCCCAAATGATTCTCTTTGGACTAGTCTCATCAACATGTATGCAAAATCTGGAAACATTGAAGCCGCCAAGCAAATTTTCGATGGCATGAAAACCAAAAGTTTAGCTTCTTGGAATGTCATGATATCAGGGCTAGCGATGCATGGGTTAGCGAGTAGTGCTTTCGATGTTTTCTCTGAAATGCGAAAGGAAGGATTCCAACCCGATGACATCACTTTAGTCAGTTTGTTATCTGCTAGTTGCCATGCTGGCTTAGTTGATGTTGGCCGCCAATGTTTTAATTCTATGGTCCAGGATTATCATATCTCCCCACAATTGCAACATTATGGATGCATGATTGATCTATTAGGACGAGCGGGATTGTTTGATGAAGCGATGGCGATGATAGACAAAATGGAGTTCGAACCAGATGGAGCCATATGGGGATCCTTGCTTGGTGCCTGTAGAGTTCACAAAAATCTCAAGTTGGGTGAATATGTTGCCACGAAACTTTTTGAATTGGAGCCCGATAATCCGGGAGCATACGTCCTTCTGTCAAACATATATGCTGGAGCTGGAAGATGGGATGACGTAGCAAGAATTAGAACGTTTATCAACGACAATGGAATGAAGAAAGTGCCCGGTTCCACCTCCATCGAAATAGACTCTGTAGTCCACGAATTTCTCGTAAGTGATCGATCACATCCCGCAACCCCCAAAATATATAAGATGCTTGATGAAATCGACAGGCTTTTAGCGATGGCTGGACATGTTATCGATACATCTGAGGTGAATTATGATGTTCACGAGGAGTGGAAAGAAGGTGTGCTGTGTCAACATAGCGAGAAATTGGCCATCGCTTTTGGTTTGATAAGTACAAAGCCAGGAACAACCTTAAGAATTGTGAAAAATTTAAGGGTATGTGGGAATTGCCATTCTGCTACAAAACTTATATCTAAGATCTTTACAAGGGAGATTATTGCTAGGGATAGGAATCGTTTTCACCATTTTAAGGATGGCCATTGTTCTTGCAAGGATTATTGGTGA